The Coccidioides posadasii str. Silveira chromosome 2, complete sequence genomic interval aagcaaagTCGACGATGAACGGATCGCACACATGGCGGGAAGCTTTGTTTCAATCGTGGCTGCTTCAGAGGTGCGTTTTCTGTTCATTGGACGAGAGATAAAACATAGTTGGGCCCGTGCGCGCTGGGGGTCTCGGCCCGTGAACAgagcacggagtactccgtagctacCAGCAAAAAATCTCATAGTCGTCTGGAGGACATTGGAATTATGGAAGAGATACCCTTTGAAGATTATCCCGAAAGACAGGAAGAGCGGGGTATTGAATCCGAATATGGAGTACATACAAATTGAAATTTTAAGTGGATCATCGTCAATCACTTTCAgggctacggagtacaagaTACATCTTTGAGTGAAAATGACGGGAGTCGCTAGTTTCGGAAAATAATGCAATAGATCTTCATGCTTTAGTCACCGGATATAGAAGGCATTGAGACTGGTCCACCTGGTGAATCAGATTGCCTTGCGGTAAGAATTTCAACACCTGTCTCTGTTACCAGCAGAGTGTGCTCAAACTGAGCCGATTTCTTTCCATCTATGGTGACACTGGTCCAATTGTCCGGCCACGTCTTATCCCTATAGCTTCCCAAATTGATCATGGGCTCGATAGTGAAGCACATGCCGGGCTTTGCCGATCCGACGGTCTTACTTTTCGCATAATGTGGGATACTTGGAGCCGTGTGGAAGAGCTGGTTAACACCATGACCGCAATAAGTTCTCACGACACTGCAGTCCCGACTCTTTGCGTGTTTCTCGATGACATTACCCGGCTCACGGAATAACATTCCCGGTTTCACAATTTCGATAGCCTTGTCTAAGCATTCCCTCGCCGTTTCGACCACGCGAACTGTGTCAGGATCCGCAAGTGATTTGTCTCCTACGTAGTATGTTTCGTTGAGATCTGCATGGAAACCACCATGGTATATGGAAATGTCGATATTGATGATATCTCCGTCCTCGAGCGGCCGTTGGTCGGGAATGCCATGGCAAATGACTTCGTTGACCGAGGTACACACTGACTTAGGAAAGTTCATATAATTCAGGGGCGAGGGATATGCCTGATGTATCAAATCAGTTTTCATCCACTCCCGAGATGTCCAGACGCATGAGGACAATACTCACCTTTCGTTCCATACACGCTTGATAGACGACTTTATCAATATGATCGGTTGTCACGCCCACTTTAATCTCACGGGCTGCGATATCCAGGACCTCTCTTCCCATACGGCATACCTTCCTCATTCCATCTTGTTCCTTTTCGGTAAGAATTCTGATATTGTTCCGGCCAAAAAGTTTCTGCTCGGAGCGTGGAACTCCATCAATAGCGTAATCAGGCTGGACAACATCGGGGGGGACCTTGTTTTGTGGAGATAAAGGATACACTGGCCGTAGCTTGCCAGTATAAGGGTATGTCGGGAAAGGGTCGTACGTTGCTAAGGGAAGAATTCGGTCAGATCGATTTGAAGGAGAACTTTAAGTATGAGGAATAGGGTAATCACATTTGCTTTTATGGATCGCTTTATGTTCAGCCTATCGAGAAGTCAGCTCCGTCCAAGCCTCGTGTGAGCGGCCTCAGCACCTTGCGAGCCTGTCTGGAAGCGTACCCAACTACGCTTAAAGCAGTCCTGGGAACAGAAATAACTTTCTATTCCAAGTTTAAGGCATGTCGGACATCGTAGACTGCCTGCTGGATTTCTGCAGTCCAGTCCTATGCAGTTTTTGGCATCAACCTCACCCATTGTTGCGGAATTCCTATCGATCCTATCTTGGATccttgtttttttttttaaaaaaaaaaaaataaaaataaaaataaaaaaaaataaaggtAAAAATAGGTAAAAGTAAAACGCGTTGTGCTCCTCTTTAATTTGAGCCTAGGAGGGAGTGATGGTGTCAACAAAGTTGACCAGCCGTAAAAAAATGCCTGAGATCTTCCTTCGTGGAGAACCGAGACTGCCCCCTGGCCGTTGAGCGTGTCGATCAGGCAGCGTTGCGGGCGTTCTGGCTTCCAAGTTCTGCTGCTGGCGGGACTCAAAAGAAGGGAACCATTAGGCGCCACAGACGCTCTAGCCGCATCTATCACGTGAATCTCATTCAAAGGTGTGACGTTGTTCGCGGCTATTTCACTTCCGGAGGCACCTTTTGTGAATTGCCCCGCCAGAAAATATATTTTGACTCAACAACGTCTGAAAACTTCAAAAAAATCACTACTTACAATATGCCTGGCGGATTGAAGCAACGCAAGGTTGTAATTGTGGGCGCTGGCCCAGTGGGCTCCTTAGCGGCCCTCTATGCCGCCGCCCGAGGTGACAATGTCGAGCTCTATGAACTTCGCGGAGGTATGTCACGCGACAGGAGTACTTTGTCCTGTTGAGATGCTTTTTGGTGATAAATCCCCTAGTTGTCAATGAGAGTGATTCTTGGTTAATACCCGGACCGATCTGGTCTGAAtatctttttcattttctcaTATCCAGTGTTTTGTTCACAAACTGCTTTCTGCTCCAACACAATGGGGCCTCCTTTTGCCTCTCTGGTCCGGATCACAATAATGGTTCGATTTTTGTCACACGCTGCACTGTTATTCCCCATCGTTGTCCTGATCCCTGACTGATATTCAGCTTAATGCGTTATTCACTGTAATTGGTCTACTATTTGCTGCTTCTTGGCATTGATCGTCTTCCTATTTTGAATCTTGTAATTTGGGGATACATATTCATTTTTCTTCGGGCAGATCTCCGTGATCCATCGACCATTCCTCTAAACTTCACCAAGTCGATCAACCTCGCAATATCAGAGCGTGGGATCCATTCCATGGAGTCGTCGCACCGCCCCGGATTTGTTCAGCAAATTCTTCATGAGGCTATTCCCATGCATGGCCGTATGATCCATGGGCGTGCAAGCAGCGGAAAGCTCTGGGAAGAGGCACAGGCATATGATGTTCATGGTCGAGTCAGTCATACCTGAGAGCCTTCCCTGCTGCTTACAGGGCTGAATTGCTTATCTGGGCGATAGTACATCAATGCGATAGACCGTGGCACCTTGAATACAATTCTTCTGAATGAGCTTGAGCAGACGCCCAATGTTAAGCTCTTCTTCAACCACAAGCTGACAGGAGCCGATTTTAGAAACAATAAAGC includes:
- the MAP1 gene encoding Methionine aminopeptidase 1 (EggNog:ENOG410PI0E~COG:O~MEROPS:MER0001342~BUSCO:6725at33183); amino-acid sequence: MGEVDAKNCIGLDCRNPAGSLRCPTCLKLGIESYFCSQDCFKRSWAEHKAIHKSKSTYDPFPTYPYTGKLRPVYPLSPQNKVPPDVVQPDYAIDGVPRSEQKLFGRNNIRILTEKEQDGMRKVCRMGREVLDIAAREIKVGVTTDHIDKVVYQACMERKAYPSPLNYMNFPKSVCTSVNEVICHGIPDQRPLEDGDIINIDISIYHGGFHADLNETYYVGDKSLADPDTVRVVETARECLDKAIEIVKPGMLFREPGNVIEKHAKSRDCSVVRTYCGHGVNQLFHTAPSIPHYAKSKTVGSAKPGMCFTIEPMINLGSYRDKTWPDNWTSVTIDGKKSAQFEHTLLVTETGVEILTARQSDSPGGPVSMPSISGD